The Clostridium botulinum BKT015925 genome includes the window CTCTCCTTTTTTCCATGAAACAAATTTAAACGCCCCAGTTCCTACAGGATGTTTAAAATATTTATCACCATACTTCTTAATAGCCCTTGGACTTACAATAGGTGCTGAATATGGCATAGCTAAGTTTGAAAGAAACTGTGGATCTTTATCCTTAAGAATTATTTTTACTGTATAATCATCTATTATATTTATATTAATAAGATTTTTAAAAATCCTTTTAAAATAATTTATTGTGCTAGCTTCCTTGAAATTTAATTGTCTTATTATACTTTCCCGAACTGAATATGCATTAAATTCTGTTCCATCATGAAATTTTACTCCTTTTCTTAAATAAAAAATATATTCTCTTTCATCTTCACTTATATCCCACTTAGTAGCAAGGGATGGTTCAATTTCAGTTGTATTTTCTTTATACCTCACTAAACCATCATATATATTTACAATAACTTTTGCCGATTCAATATCTTCTGCATATTTAGGGTCTAAAGTTATTGGTTCCGTACCTATAGCAAAAACTATAGATTTAGTATTTTTTCTGAAAAAATCATAATCTACTCTATGATGAAATGACATAAATATAATAATCATTGCAAATATAATAGTAAACCCAATAAATCTTCTTTTAACCTTCATATTTATTCTCCTTTGCAAAGTACTATATATTATATTTATGATAAAAACTTTATAATAAAAACTCTAAAAAAAACTAGAACAATTTAAAATTGTTCTAGTTCTTTTTTATCTTTCACCAAGTTTTAAGTTCGGTATAGCATTTAACTCAAGTGGAGCTTTAACTCCTTTTATATATTCAAAATATGCAGCACTACCAATCATAGCTGCATTGTCTGTACATAATATAGGTTCTGGGAATAATATCTCTATTCCATTTTCATTTCCCGCTTTTATCATTGCCTCTCTAAGATGAGAATTAGAAGCAACCCCTCCTGCTATAGCAATTCTATTTACTTTTTTCATCTTACAAGCCTTAACTACATTATCAACCAAAACATCTACAACTGACTTTTGGAAAGAGGCCGCAACATCCGGTCTGTTTATTTCTTCATTTTTCATACTCATTTTATTTATATAATTAAGTACTGCCGATTTAATACCACTAAAAGAAAAATCTAAACTATCCTTTTCATGAAATTTAGCCCTAGGAAAAACTATAGCATTTTCATTGCCCTCTCTTGAGATTTTATCTATCTTTGGACCACCAGGATATCCAAGTCCAATAGCTCTTGCAACTTTATCAAAAGCTTCTCCAGCTGCATCATCTCTAGTTTCACCTAAAACCTCGAATTCTCCATAGTCTTTCATATGAACTATAAATGTATGTCCACCGGATACTACAAGACAAACAAATGGAGGTTTTAAATCTTTATACTGTATAAAGTTAGCACTAATATGTCCTTCTATATGATTAACTCCAATTAACGGTTTTTGCAACGCATAAGCAAGAGCCTTAGCATATTGAACTCCTACTAACAGGGCCCCTACCAACCCCGGTCCATATGTTACTCCTATTGCATCTATATCTTTAAGTTCAACATTTGCCTCCTCTAAGGCTTCTTTAACTACAATTCCAATAGCCTCTATATGCTTTCTTGATGCAACTTCTGGAACTACTCCTCCAAATTTAGTGTGTATATCTATTTGAGATGCTATAACATTAGATAAAACTTCTCTTCCATTTACAACTACTGCTGCTGCTGTTTCATCACAACTACTTTCTATCGCAAGAATTTTTATATCTTTACTCATACCGTTCCCTCTTTCATATTATTTGTTCATCCGAACATATGTGCTATAATTACTTATATAATGTTTATATAATAAATTAAGGAGTCAAATCATGTGTACAAATTACGCTAAAGTTATTGTTTATGGATCACCAATTACAAAATCAAATTTCAAATTGTCAAATGCTAACGGAAGAGCTATTCTCCCATATAACTCTGGAAAATACCACGACAGATACGGAGTATATGAAGAATTAATAGCCTATGAGGCTAGACTTCAAAACCCTAATGTATTTTTTACCGAATCACTAATTGCAATTTTAAAAGTTTATTATAAAAGCCAAAAAAGACATCCCGACACCACAAATATTCCCAAAAGTATTTTTGATGGAATTGAAAAAAGTGGCCTTATAATCAATGATGCTCAAATACGTCGTCTTATAATCGAAGAATATTACGACAGTAAAAATCCTCGTTTTGAATTAGAACTTTATGGCGAGAGTACTCATAAAATAGATTATAAAGTAACCCAATTACAAACATCTAATAAACCTATAATCTATAATCCTCCAGCTAATAAAAAATCTAATACGTCTAAAAGCATTAAGCCTTTACAAGAAAAAAAATCTGATTCTACTCATTGCGATATCTGTGGAAAAACAATAAAAAACCCTTCAGATTCTATTTCTGCAAATAAAGGAACCACGCTAATATGTAAATCTTGCTTTAATAAATTATTTTAGAAAAAGCCTAGGGTTTTTCCTACAACCTTTAGGCTTCTAATTTTATTTTTTAATATAGTTTACAGCATTTTCTCCCGCCCTATATCCTTCATAAGTTATATTGTCAACTTTATCATGAATAAAAACAACATTTCCACAACTAAATATCCCACTCACATTAGTTTCCATATTCTTATTAACTTTTATACCCTTTGTAAATGGAACAGTATCTATTCCTGATTTAAATGCCAATTCACTTTCCGGCGATAACTCTACAGATAACACAATTGTATCACAACTTATTTCTTGTTCCGTATCAGTTATAACAGCATTATTTTCAGCTCGTGCTATGGTAATACCTTTTATTCTTTCCTTTCCTTGGACATCTATAACTGTATGTGAAAATATTAATGGTATATTAAAATCCTCTAAACACTCTTTAATAAGTTTTTTATCCCCTTCAACATAAGGCAAAATTTCTATAACTGCCTTTACACATGCTCCTTCTAAAGTAAATCTTCTAGCCATAATTAATGCTATATTTCCTGAACCTAAAATAACAATTTCTTTTCCTGGCATATATCCTTCTAAATTAACAAATTTTTGAGCTGATCCTGCTGTAAATATACCAGCACTCTTTCTGCCTGCTATATTTATTAATCCTCTAGGTTTCTCCCTACATCCCGTAGATATAATTATAGCCTTAGATTTTATTTCAATTATTCCACTCCTACTAACTGCCTTTATAACTTTATCACTATTAAATTCAACAACACATGTATCTAATTTATACTCTATATCCATTTCATGAATAGCTTCTATAAATTTCTCAACATATTCTGGTCCTGTAAGGTTCTCATTAAATACTTCGACACCAAATCCATTATGAATACACTGATTAAGTGTACCTCCAAGACAACTTTCTCTTTCTAAAATTAATATCTTATCAATTCCACTCTTTTTAGCACTAATAGCAGCCGCAAGCCCTGCAGCTCCTCCTCCTATTATTACTATATCATACTCAAGCATAGTAACATCCTCCATTTCAACACCCTTACATAAATCATTTTATCACAATTTTTTGCATAAAAAAATCCTGATTTATACCCATATAACTTTAGGTTGAAATCAAGATAATTATTAGTATTCGTATTGAATGTTCTCTCCTTCTATTACATAGCTGTCTAATTTCACATCTTTAATATGTATATCTTCAGGATAATACAATATAGTCCACGGTCTCGAATCATTGCTTTCAATTACACCAAACTCTTCTTTCACAAAACTAAAAGGTGCAGATGCAATGACTTTACCATCCTTTATGAGCTTCAGATTGACATCTATATTAAATATAGCTTCTTTATGACCATTTCTAACAAATAAATCAACAGCTAAACTACCATCATCATTATAATATGCGTTTATTGGATTAAACGTTACCACATCGTTAGGAACATCTCCAAAATTATTTAATGAATTCTGTAATTCCGTCTTTTTTTTATCGTTTATTTTTGATAAATCTGCTATAGGACTAAAACTGTATTTTTGATTTTTTTTAGAAATTTCTTTATTTTCTAGGCTAGTATTAGAAGAGTCCATCTTGTTATGCATCGCACAGCCTGTAAGAAAAAATATAAATGATATTATAAACGCCACCATTCTTTTCATACTGATTCTCCTCTAATATTAATATCATATATGAAAAACACTGTAATTATACCACTTAGGATAACTAATGTCTACTTGATAAAAGTATAATTTTCACTATCAAAATATAACTTATGTAAATTATTTGAATTAATATAATTTACATGATATAATTGTTTTGTTTTTGCAAATGATATGCATTATAAATTATAGGAGTGATAATATGAAAAACCCATTAAAGAAATTGTTTATTACCACAACCTTTATGGCAATACTTATTCTAACTGGTTGCACTAAAAATTCGGTTTCAAACAAAAATAATACTACAAACGATAAATTAACAGTGGCTGTATCTATAGTTCCTGAGGAAACCTTTATTAAATCTATTACTGGCGATTTAGTTAATGTAGTTACTATGATTCCCCCAGGACAAAGCCCTGAAACTTTTGAACCTACTCCAGATCTTTTAGAAAAATTCAGTAAATCAAAATTATATTTTACTATGAATGTTCCTGCTGAGGTTAACTCAATATTGCCTAAGACAAAAGACTTTAATCCTGATGTAAAAATAGTGGATCTTTCAAATGAAGTAAGGAAAACTTATAAAGATAGAGAATTTGCTCCTGGTAGTCGTGATCCTCATATATGGCTATCTCCTAAAAGAGTTAAAATTATGATAAATGTAATGAAAGATAATCTTTGTTCTTTAGACCCAAATAATAAAAATATATATGAAAAAAATGCAGAATCATATATAAAGAAATTAGATGAAGCTGATAAAAATATAAAAAATTCTTTAAAAACACTAAAAACTAAATCTATAATAGTATATCATCCTGCCTTCGGATACTTTACCGATGATTATGGATTACAAATGATTGCTTTAGAAGAAGAGGGAAAAGAATCCACACCTCAAGACATGCAAAAAACAATAGATTTTGCTAAATCCAAAGGTATAAAAACAATATTTTACCAAGCGGAAACTGACAATAAGCAAGCCACTACCTTTGCCAAAGAATTAGGTGGTAAAGCCGAAAAACTTGCTCCACTTGACCCTAATTACATTGAAAATTTAAAGAAAATGTCTGATACATTCAAATCTATACTTAAGTAATAAAGAAGCACATAGTAATATACTATGTGCTTCAGGCTGTTGATAAACATAATTTGTCAACAGCCTTTTTACATTTATTACAAAAAGGATATCTCCTACTTCTGTAGAATATATATTTAGACCAATAAATTATTTAGCCCGTTAGGGCTCCTACGGAGGCAAAATGCTTACTAATAATGAGAGAAAACAAAATCAATTAGAACTGGTTTATATAGAAAACTTAGTACCAGAAAATCATATACTTAGAAAAATAGATAAATTCATAGACTTTTCGTTTATACGAAATTTAACTAAGGATTTATATTGTCCTGACAATGGTAGACCATCAGTAGATCCAGTTGTGTTATTTAAAATGCTTTTTATTGGATACCTATTCGGTATACGCTCTGAGCGTCAGCTCGTAAAGGAAATACAAGTAAATGTAGCTTATAGGTGGTTCTTAGGATATGGACTTACTGATAAAATACCAAGCCATTCTACCATAAGTCAAAATAGAACAAAGAGATTCAATGATACAAATATACATCAAGAAATATTTGATAACATTGTATTTCAAGCGATTAATAGAAATTTAGTCGATGGCAAAATTTTATACACTGATTCTACCCATCTAAAAGCTAACGCTAATAAACATAAACTTATAAAAAAAGAAATAACTAAATCTACAAAGGAATACTTTGATGAATTAGAAAAAGATATTAATAAAGATAGAATTAATCATAATAAAAAGCCTCTAAAAAAAGACCTAAAAACATCTGAAACCAAAGAAATAAAAGTAAGTACAACTGATCCAGACAGTGGATATATGGTTAGGGACGGAAAACCAAAAGGTTTTTTTTATTTAGATCATAGAACTGTTGACGGAAAATATAATATTATAACTGATGTTCATGTAACTCCAGGTAATATTAATGATGTAGATCCTTATGTTAAAAGAATAGAGACGCAAATAAAAAAGTTTAATTTTAATACAAAGTATTTAGTAGCTGATGCTGGTTATTCTACAAATCCTATTTGTAAGCAAGTTTCAGAAAAAAATTATCAAGGTGTTTTTGGTTTCCGTTTAGGACCTCATGTTAAAGAAAAGTATACTAAATATAGATTTCAATATATTAAAGAATTAGATGGATATGTATGTATGAATAACTTCTTTTTAAAATACAAAACCACTACAAGAAGCGGATATAAAGAATATGTTAGTAATGCGGATGAATGTGCTTCATGCAAATATAAAAATAATTGCTTAACATCTGATAAATCAATTAACAGAACTATACGTCGTCATGTTTGGGAAGATTATAAGGATCAAATTTTTGCATTTACTAAAACTGAAAAAGGTAAAAGTATTTATAAAAAACGTAAAGAAAAAATTGAGCGTAGCTTTGCTGATTCAAAAGAATTACATGGGCTGCGCTATTGTCGCATGCGAGGAATTAAAAATGTTTCCGAGCAATGCTTACTTACAGCAGCAGTTCAGAATATGAAAAAGATAGCCATGGTGCTATCGCATAAAAGATATTTGACGAAAGTAAAAGCCTCCAATTACATGGAGGCTTTTTGAACAATCTGAAGCACATAGTAATATACTATGTGCTTCTTTTAATATAATATATACCCTA containing:
- the tsaD gene encoding tRNA (adenosine(37)-N6)-threonylcarbamoyltransferase complex transferase subunit TsaD gives rise to the protein MSKDIKILAIESSCDETAAAVVVNGREVLSNVIASQIDIHTKFGGVVPEVASRKHIEAIGIVVKEALEEANVELKDIDAIGVTYGPGLVGALLVGVQYAKALAYALQKPLIGVNHIEGHISANFIQYKDLKPPFVCLVVSGGHTFIVHMKDYGEFEVLGETRDDAAGEAFDKVARAIGLGYPGGPKIDKISREGNENAIVFPRAKFHEKDSLDFSFSGIKSAVLNYINKMSMKNEEINRPDVAASFQKSVVDVLVDNVVKACKMKKVNRIAIAGGVASNSHLREAMIKAGNENGIEILFPEPILCTDNAAMIGSAAYFEYIKGVKAPLELNAIPNLKLGER
- a CDS encoding RusA family crossover junction endodeoxyribonuclease, producing MCTNYAKVIVYGSPITKSNFKLSNANGRAILPYNSGKYHDRYGVYEELIAYEARLQNPNVFFTESLIAILKVYYKSQKRHPDTTNIPKSIFDGIEKSGLIINDAQIRRLIIEEYYDSKNPRFELELYGESTHKIDYKVTQLQTSNKPIIYNPPANKKSNTSKSIKPLQEKKSDSTHCDICGKTIKNPSDSISANKGTTLICKSCFNKLF
- a CDS encoding NAD(P)/FAD-dependent oxidoreductase, whose translation is MEDVTMLEYDIVIIGGGAAGLAAAISAKKSGIDKILILERESCLGGTLNQCIHNGFGVEVFNENLTGPEYVEKFIEAIHEMDIEYKLDTCVVEFNSDKVIKAVSRSGIIEIKSKAIIISTGCREKPRGLINIAGRKSAGIFTAGSAQKFVNLEGYMPGKEIVILGSGNIALIMARRFTLEGACVKAVIEILPYVEGDKKLIKECLEDFNIPLIFSHTVIDVQGKERIKGITIARAENNAVITDTEQEISCDTIVLSVELSPESELAFKSGIDTVPFTKGIKVNKNMETNVSGIFSCGNVVFIHDKVDNITYEGYRAGENAVNYIKK
- a CDS encoding SLAP domain-containing protein encodes the protein MKRMVAFIISFIFFLTGCAMHNKMDSSNTSLENKEISKKNQKYSFSPIADLSKINDKKKTELQNSLNNFGDVPNDVVTFNPINAYYNDDGSLAVDLFVRNGHKEAIFNIDVNLKLIKDGKVIASAPFSFVKEEFGVIESNDSRPWTILYYPEDIHIKDVKLDSYVIEGENIQYEY
- a CDS encoding metal ABC transporter solute-binding protein, Zn/Mn family encodes the protein MKNPLKKLFITTTFMAILILTGCTKNSVSNKNNTTNDKLTVAVSIVPEETFIKSITGDLVNVVTMIPPGQSPETFEPTPDLLEKFSKSKLYFTMNVPAEVNSILPKTKDFNPDVKIVDLSNEVRKTYKDREFAPGSRDPHIWLSPKRVKIMINVMKDNLCSLDPNNKNIYEKNAESYIKKLDEADKNIKNSLKTLKTKSIIVYHPAFGYFTDDYGLQMIALEEEGKESTPQDMQKTIDFAKSKGIKTIFYQAETDNKQATTFAKELGGKAEKLAPLDPNYIENLKKMSDTFKSILK
- a CDS encoding IS1182 family transposase, producing the protein MLTNNERKQNQLELVYIENLVPENHILRKIDKFIDFSFIRNLTKDLYCPDNGRPSVDPVVLFKMLFIGYLFGIRSERQLVKEIQVNVAYRWFLGYGLTDKIPSHSTISQNRTKRFNDTNIHQEIFDNIVFQAINRNLVDGKILYTDSTHLKANANKHKLIKKEITKSTKEYFDELEKDINKDRINHNKKPLKKDLKTSETKEIKVSTTDPDSGYMVRDGKPKGFFYLDHRTVDGKYNIITDVHVTPGNINDVDPYVKRIETQIKKFNFNTKYLVADAGYSTNPICKQVSEKNYQGVFGFRLGPHVKEKYTKYRFQYIKELDGYVCMNNFFLKYKTTTRSGYKEYVSNADECASCKYKNNCLTSDKSINRTIRRHVWEDYKDQIFAFTKTEKGKSIYKKRKEKIERSFADSKELHGLRYCRMRGIKNVSEQCLLTAAVQNMKKIAMVLSHKRYLTKVKASNYMEAF